Proteins from one Ictidomys tridecemlineatus isolate mIctTri1 chromosome 14, mIctTri1.hap1, whole genome shotgun sequence genomic window:
- the Prss55 gene encoding serine protease 55: protein MLLFSVVLLITHATGADPGCGERPTFEDRKMRHSRIVGGLEAEVGEFPWQVSIQATNQHFCGGTILNSWWILTAAHCVIGELPTEELSVVLGTNDLTSPRLEIKPVSSIVYHNKFKRESMDNDIALLMVASPIEFNSLTVPICMPPEPMPSKWHKCWVAGWGQTTSADKGSMKNDLLKAPMVIIDWNECAKTFTKLTKNMLCAGFMNESYDACQGDSGGPLVCTTEGSKKWYQVGIISWGRSCGQKNTPGIYTSLANYQPWIRNVTQVEGRPLDTEHTRSTLKHKSRDSRSSGCSELGSPRCWLLRGLLSCLWLRAVFNG from the exons ATGCTTCTCTTCTCAGTTGTGCTGCTCATTACCCACGCCACGGGGGCGGACCCAG GATGTGGCGAGAGGCCCACTTTCGAGGACCGGAAGATGCGGCATTCCAGAATCGTCGGGgggctggaggctgaggtgggtgaGTTTCCGTGGCAGGTGAGTATCCAGGCAACCAATCAACATTTCTGTGGCGGCACCATCCTCAACTCGTGGTGGATCCTCACAGCTGCTCACTGCGTGATCGGCGAGTTACC CACAGAGGAACTGAGTGTTGTGCTGGGGACCAACGACTTGACCAGCCCACGTCTGGAAATAAAGCCGGTCAGCAGCATAGTTTATCACAATAAATTTAAGAGAGAAAGCATGGACAACGACATCGCCTTGCTGATGGTGGCCTCGCCCATCGAGTTCAATAGCCTGACAGTGCCCATCTGCATGCCCCCAGAGCCCATGCCTTCCAAGTGGCACAAGTGCTGGGTGGCAGGGTGGGGCCAGACCACTTCAG CTGACAAAGGGTCTATGAAAAACGATCTGTTGAAAGCGCCAATGGTCATCATAGATTGGAATGAATGCGCAAAAACGTTTACAAAACTTACCAAAAATATGCTGTGCGCAGGATTCATGAACGAGAGCTACGATGCCTGCCAG GGCGACAGCGGGGGGCCCCTGGTCTGCACGACAGAAGGAAGCAAGAAGTGGTACCAGGTGGGCATCATCAGCTGGGGCAGGAGCTGTGGGCAGAAGAACACCCCGGGAATATACACCTCGCTGGCCAACTACCAGCCCTGGATCAGGAACGTCACCCAGGTGGAGGGGAGGCCCCTTGACACGGAGCACACGCGGTCCACCCTGAAACACAAGTCCAGGGACTCCAGGTCCTCGGGGTGCTCCGAGCTGGGCAGCCCCAGGTGCTGGCTCCTGCGGGGGCTTCTGTCCTGCCTCTGGCTCAGGGCCGTTTTCAACGGGTAA